The genomic interval ACCCGGTGTCGTGATGTGACCGCCCAGACGGTAGACGATCAGGATCATCGCCGTGAACAGAAGCCTGCGCTTCAGTTCCGGGATCCTGAACATGTTCTGGTAGCTGCCTGTGATATTCAAGACGCCGCTTCCTTGTTACGGGGTCCCCGGTATCTGTCTTCAGACCTTCACGACGACGCTGCCGCCGGCCGCTTCCACCGCGCTGATCGCGCTCTTGCTGGCCTTGTCGACCGTGATCTTGAGGCTCCTGGTCTCCAGCGTGCCCCGTCCCAGCAATTTCACGGGCCGGTCGGAGTACTTCACCAGGCCGGCGTCCGCTAGGACGGCGGCGTCGATCTCGAATCCTTCCGCGAAACGGTTCAGGCTCTCCAGGTTCACCAGCTGGAAGGTCTTGCGGAAGATGTTCGTGAAGCCGCGCTTGGGCAGACGGCGGTTCAACGGCATCTGGCCGCCCTCGAACCAGGGCGGGACGCCGCCGCCGGAGCGGGCCTTCTGACCCTTGTGGCCGCGGCCGCCGGTCTTGCCCTGCCCGGAGGCGGGGCCGCGCCCGCGGCGCTTGGTGTCCCTGGTGGCGCCCTTGGGCGCGCCGATGTTGTTCAGCTTGAGCATGCCTACTTCACCTCTTCCACGCGAACCAGGTGCCGCACCTTGTGCAGCATGCCGCGGATGGACGGTGTGTCCTCGTGTTCGACCATCGCCTGGTGGTGGCGCAGGCCCAGCGCCGCGATCACGCGGCGGTGTTTCTCGGGACGCCCGATCACGCTGCGCACCTGAGTGACTCGGATCCTACTCATCGTTCTCGGCCTCCTCGACCTTGGCGTCGGCGGCTTCGGCCCCCTCGACCTTCTCCGGCGCGGGTTCCGCGGCAGGCGCGGCAGCCTCGGCCTCGGGCTTGCGCTCGGGCTTCGGCAGGCCGAAGACCTCGAGAATGCTGATGCCGCGCTTGGCGGCGATCTCCTCGACGGAACGCAGCTGGTTCAGCCCGTCCATCGTCGCTTTCCAGACGTTGTGCGGGTTCCTGGAGCCGAGCTGCTTGGTCAGGATGTTCTTCAGGCCCGCGGCCTCCAGGATGGCGCGCACGCCCCCGGCGGCGATGACGCCGGTACCCGCCGCTGCGGGCTTCAGCATGACGCGGCTCGCGCCGAATCGACCCTCCACCGCGTAGGGGATGGTGTTGTTGAGGATGGGGACCGTGATCTGCGCGGACCTGGCCATTTCCGAAGCCTTGCGGATGGCATCGGCTATCTCGTTGGCCTTGCCCAGCGAGACGCCGACCTTGCCCTTGCCGTCACCGACGGTCACGATCGCGCTGAAGCTGAAGCGGCGACCGCCCTTGACCACCTTCGCGACGCGATTGATGGCGATGACGGTCTCCTGCATGTCGAGCAAGTCGCGCTCGTTGGCGCGACCGCGGCCGCCGGGACGCCCTTCGCGGCGCGGCCCTCCGAAGCCTCCGCGGCCGCCGGGGCCGCCGGGACCGCCCGGTCCGCGTCCGCCGGGTCCTCTGCGCTGTCCG from bacterium carries:
- the rplO gene encoding 50S ribosomal protein L15, coding for MLKLNNIGAPKGATRDTKRRGRGPASGQGKTGGRGHKGQKARSGGGVPPWFEGGQMPLNRRLPKRGFTNIFRKTFQLVNLESLNRFAEGFEIDAAVLADAGLVKYSDRPVKLLGRGTLETRSLKITVDKASKSAISAVEAAGGSVVVKV
- the rpmD gene encoding 50S ribosomal protein L30 — its product is MSRIRVTQVRSVIGRPEKHRRVIAALGLRHHQAMVEHEDTPSIRGMLHKVRHLVRVEEVK
- the rpsE gene encoding 30S ribosomal protein S5; this encodes MTNTPNTPGQRGPRPGGPGQRRGPGGRGPGGPGGPGGRGGFGGPRREGRPGGRGRANERDLLDMQETVIAINRVAKVVKGGRRFSFSAIVTVGDGKGKVGVSLGKANEIADAIRKASEMARSAQITVPILNNTIPYAVEGRFGASRVMLKPAAAGTGVIAAGGVRAILEAAGLKNILTKQLGSRNPHNVWKATMDGLNQLRSVEEIAAKRGISILEVFGLPKPERKPEAEAAAPAAEPAPEKVEGAEAADAKVEEAENDE